The following proteins are encoded in a genomic region of Oncorhynchus masou masou isolate Uvic2021 chromosome 19, UVic_Omas_1.1, whole genome shotgun sequence:
- the LOC135506185 gene encoding N-myc proto-oncogene protein-like isoform X1, producing the protein MPAIIGKNSDMEFDSLQPCFYPGEDDFYFCGPDSAPPGEDIWKKFELLPTPPLSPSRAALPGELAFASGGDRGDSEAGPMGFGLGDPLGCDWASELLFLPEDDIWGASDGDLFGGCSALDSNPNSIIIQDCMWSGFSAREKLQRVVTEKLGKAISTAAACGVSKNVTTAAAITTKAPELSVDPTIVFPFPINKRNGSSSRCPPGTAPATTAHCSAEETPSDSEEDDEDDDEDEEEDEEEDDDDSDGEEIDVVTVEKRRGLSPMATGTVTISVRSKTGTTSGAVVSSGVVSRFVSNRGSAGSNCHGQELILKRSSVHQQQHNYAAPSPYASDDDHAPPSKKHKSSNAPRQYSRATSSSSSPSSSTFCGSLAVPSSTMPGSRSKRHVSGASSPRGGSSDSEDSERRRNHNILERQRRNDLRSSFLALRDHVPELARNEKAAKVLILKKAAEYVSSLETDELRLTQEKDRLQARRQQLMKRLEQARTC; encoded by the exons ATGCCGGCGATTATAGGTAAAAATTCCGACATGGAGTTCGACTCTCTACAACCCTGCTTCTACCCGGGCGAGGATGACTTCTATTTCTGCGGTCCCGACTCTGCGCCACCCGGAGAGGACATCTGGAAGAAATTCGAGTTGCTGCCCACGCCGCCCCTTTCCCCGAGCCGAGCGGCGCTACCGGGGGAGCTGGCCTTCGCGTCCGGGGGAGACAGAGGCGATTCGGAAGCAGGTCCCATGGGTTTTGGATTAGGCGACCCGCTGGGCTGCGACTGGGCTTCAGAGCTCCTGTTCCTTCCCGAAGACGATATTTGGGGCGCGTCGGACGGAGACCTGTTCGGCGGCTGCTCCGCTTTGGATAGTAACCCCAACTCCATTATCATTCAGGACTGTATGTGGAGCGGTTTCTCGGCCAGGGAAAAGCTCCAGAGGGTGGTCACAGAAAAGCTAGGCAAAGCCATCTCCACCGCGGCTGCCTGTGGAGTTAGTAAAAATGTCACTACCGCCGCGGCCATCACAACCAAGGCGCCGGAGCTGAGTGTGGACCCCACGATAGTCTTCCCTTTCCCCATCAACAAAAGAAACGGTAGCAGCAGCAGATGTCCACCTGGGACGGCCCCCGCCACTACTGCCCACTGTAGCGCAGAGGAAACTCCGAGCGACTCCG AAgaagatgatgaagatgatgatgaagatgaggaggaagatgaggaggaggacgaTGACGACTCAGACGGCGAAGAGATCGATGTGGTCACTGTGGAGAAGCGGCGTGGCTTGTCGCCAATGGCGACTGGCACGGTCACCATCTCGGTGCGGTCGAAGACGGGCACCACTTCTGGGGCTGTGGTCTCATCTGGTGTCGTGAGCCGATTCGTCAGCAACCGGGGGTCAGCGGGGTCAAACTGTCATGGGCAGGAGTTGATCCTCAAGCGGAGCTCAGTCCACCAGCAGCAGCACAACTACGCCGCTCCCTCGCCGTACGCCTCTGACGACGACCACGCGCCCCCCTCCAAGAAACACAAGTCATCTAACGCTCCTCGTCAATACTCCCGTGCCACCTCTTCATCATCATCGCCATCATCCTCGACATTCTGCGGCTCCCTGGCTGTGCCATCATCAACAATGCCGGGTTCTAGATCCAAACGCCACGTCAGCGGTGCCAGTAGCCCGCGCGGCGGCTCCTCCGACTCCGAAGATTCCGAACGCCGGCGAAACCACAACATCCTGGAACGCCAGCGGCGCAACGACCTGCGCTCGAGTTTCCTTGCGCTCCGCGATCATGTGCCCGAACTGGCGAGGAACGAGAAGGCGGCCAAGGTGCTGATCTTGAAGAAAGCGGCGGAGTATGTGTCGTCGTTGGAGACAGATGAACTGCGGCTGACTCAGGAGAAGGACAGGCTGCAGGCACGGAGGCAACAGCTGATGAAGCGACTCGAGCAGGCCAGGACATGCTAA
- the LOC135506185 gene encoding N-myc proto-oncogene protein-like isoform X2, whose amino-acid sequence MPAIIGKNSDMEFDSLQPCFYPGEDDFYFCGPDSAPPGEDIWKKFELLPTPPLSPSRAALPGELAFASGGDRGDSEAGPMGFGLGDPLGCDWASELLFLPEDDIWGASDGDLFGGCSALDSNPNSIIIQDCMWSGFSAREKLQRVVTEKLGKAISTAAACGVSKNVTTAAAITTKAPELSVDPTIVFPFPINKRNGSSSRCPPGTAPATTAHCSAEETPSDSEDDEDDDEDEEEDEEEDDDDSDGEEIDVVTVEKRRGLSPMATGTVTISVRSKTGTTSGAVVSSGVVSRFVSNRGSAGSNCHGQELILKRSSVHQQQHNYAAPSPYASDDDHAPPSKKHKSSNAPRQYSRATSSSSSPSSSTFCGSLAVPSSTMPGSRSKRHVSGASSPRGGSSDSEDSERRRNHNILERQRRNDLRSSFLALRDHVPELARNEKAAKVLILKKAAEYVSSLETDELRLTQEKDRLQARRQQLMKRLEQARTC is encoded by the exons ATGCCGGCGATTATAGGTAAAAATTCCGACATGGAGTTCGACTCTCTACAACCCTGCTTCTACCCGGGCGAGGATGACTTCTATTTCTGCGGTCCCGACTCTGCGCCACCCGGAGAGGACATCTGGAAGAAATTCGAGTTGCTGCCCACGCCGCCCCTTTCCCCGAGCCGAGCGGCGCTACCGGGGGAGCTGGCCTTCGCGTCCGGGGGAGACAGAGGCGATTCGGAAGCAGGTCCCATGGGTTTTGGATTAGGCGACCCGCTGGGCTGCGACTGGGCTTCAGAGCTCCTGTTCCTTCCCGAAGACGATATTTGGGGCGCGTCGGACGGAGACCTGTTCGGCGGCTGCTCCGCTTTGGATAGTAACCCCAACTCCATTATCATTCAGGACTGTATGTGGAGCGGTTTCTCGGCCAGGGAAAAGCTCCAGAGGGTGGTCACAGAAAAGCTAGGCAAAGCCATCTCCACCGCGGCTGCCTGTGGAGTTAGTAAAAATGTCACTACCGCCGCGGCCATCACAACCAAGGCGCCGGAGCTGAGTGTGGACCCCACGATAGTCTTCCCTTTCCCCATCAACAAAAGAAACGGTAGCAGCAGCAGATGTCCACCTGGGACGGCCCCCGCCACTACTGCCCACTGTAGCGCAGAGGAAACTCCGAGCGACTCCG aagatgatgaagatgatgatgaagatgaggaggaagatgaggaggaggacgaTGACGACTCAGACGGCGAAGAGATCGATGTGGTCACTGTGGAGAAGCGGCGTGGCTTGTCGCCAATGGCGACTGGCACGGTCACCATCTCGGTGCGGTCGAAGACGGGCACCACTTCTGGGGCTGTGGTCTCATCTGGTGTCGTGAGCCGATTCGTCAGCAACCGGGGGTCAGCGGGGTCAAACTGTCATGGGCAGGAGTTGATCCTCAAGCGGAGCTCAGTCCACCAGCAGCAGCACAACTACGCCGCTCCCTCGCCGTACGCCTCTGACGACGACCACGCGCCCCCCTCCAAGAAACACAAGTCATCTAACGCTCCTCGTCAATACTCCCGTGCCACCTCTTCATCATCATCGCCATCATCCTCGACATTCTGCGGCTCCCTGGCTGTGCCATCATCAACAATGCCGGGTTCTAGATCCAAACGCCACGTCAGCGGTGCCAGTAGCCCGCGCGGCGGCTCCTCCGACTCCGAAGATTCCGAACGCCGGCGAAACCACAACATCCTGGAACGCCAGCGGCGCAACGACCTGCGCTCGAGTTTCCTTGCGCTCCGCGATCATGTGCCCGAACTGGCGAGGAACGAGAAGGCGGCCAAGGTGCTGATCTTGAAGAAAGCGGCGGAGTATGTGTCGTCGTTGGAGACAGATGAACTGCGGCTGACTCAGGAGAAGGACAGGCTGCAGGCACGGAGGCAACAGCTGATGAAGCGACTCGAGCAGGCCAGGACATGCTAA